The proteins below are encoded in one region of Mycobacterium botniense:
- a CDS encoding GntR family transcriptional regulator, translating to MMVPEFAARPQLSEDVARFVRQRIFDGTYTAGEYVRLDQLAAELGISVTPVREALFELRAEGLLAQQPRRGFVVLPVTARDLTDVANVQAYVGGELAARAAINIGEEQLRDLKAIQVALEDAYARGDDQGAVRLNHEFHRAINVAADSPKLAQMMSQITRYAPESVFPSIAGWPGQSMKHHRRVLAALEKHDDKLARHAMSDHLSAGAVPLIEHLIERGVVEQGSGVTSRRRGRRQN from the coding sequence ATGATGGTTCCGGAATTCGCTGCCCGGCCCCAGCTTTCCGAGGATGTGGCGCGCTTCGTTCGCCAGCGGATCTTCGACGGCACCTATACCGCAGGTGAGTATGTTCGGCTGGACCAATTGGCCGCCGAATTGGGTATCAGTGTCACACCGGTACGCGAAGCGCTTTTTGAACTGCGCGCCGAAGGATTACTCGCGCAGCAGCCCCGGCGGGGATTTGTGGTGCTGCCGGTGACTGCCCGAGATCTCACCGACGTCGCCAACGTCCAGGCTTATGTCGGTGGTGAACTGGCGGCCAGGGCCGCAATTAACATCGGTGAAGAGCAATTACGCGATCTTAAGGCGATCCAGGTCGCACTGGAGGACGCCTATGCCCGTGGCGACGACCAAGGTGCGGTGCGGCTCAACCACGAATTCCATCGCGCCATCAACGTGGCTGCCGACTCGCCCAAACTTGCGCAAATGATGTCGCAGATCACCCGCTACGCACCGGAATCGGTGTTCCCGAGCATTGCGGGCTGGCCGGGGCAGTCGATGAAGCACCATCGGCGGGTGCTGGCTGCGCTGGAAAAACACGATGACAAGCTCGCCCGCCATGCCATGTCGGATCACCTGTCCGCCGGCGCGGTGCCGTTGATCGAGCACCTCATCGAGCGGGGCGTTGTCGAGCAGGGGAGTGGCGTGACATCCCGGCGACGGGGCCGTCGACAGAACTGA
- a CDS encoding adenylate/guanylate cyclase domain-containing protein, whose product MGLTCAHVSGLIAAAVILIPLNGHTGRPVHDFFAGKNLLTIVVLVVLGGVAVWVGGVLNLAPALRWFSLGQEPDPQQRRTATKLAGRQSLILVMTWAASGMAFILLNRDAGSAVAVPALLGVAFGAAAAVSTSLLLTQRPLRAILAVAARDSEGIVMVPGVLARLVLMWLLCSALPCGAIASLMFIKANGWILEKTAAVEIAIVVVSLAAVLLGLPVMILTSRSISDPIHEVIEAMAAVERGRTSTSVAVYERSEIGRLQSGFNRMVAGIAERERLRDLFGRHVGADVARRALQEGVSLSGDVREAAILFIDLVGSTNLAANRPPQEVAQVLNNFFQIVVHAVDRRHGLINKFQGDAVLAVFGAPLSVPGAASAALATARLLRDQLRQLPLVDFGIGVSAGSVFAGNIGAENRYEYTVIGDAVNEAARLADVAKTFAGRVVCSAAAIDRADQAERQHWASRGDTVLRGRTTPTHVFVPTGTSA is encoded by the coding sequence ATGGGGCTCACCTGCGCCCACGTGTCTGGCCTGATCGCGGCCGCGGTTATCTTGATCCCGCTCAACGGCCACACGGGCCGGCCAGTACATGATTTTTTCGCCGGAAAGAACCTGCTCACCATCGTCGTCCTGGTCGTGCTGGGCGGAGTAGCCGTCTGGGTCGGCGGCGTTCTCAATCTCGCTCCGGCGCTGCGCTGGTTTAGTCTTGGGCAGGAGCCGGATCCCCAACAACGCCGTACGGCAACGAAGCTGGCTGGCCGGCAGTCGCTGATCCTGGTTATGACGTGGGCGGCCAGCGGCATGGCCTTCATCCTGCTGAATCGTGATGCGGGGTCCGCTGTTGCGGTCCCGGCTCTGCTGGGTGTGGCGTTCGGTGCCGCTGCCGCGGTGAGCACCAGCCTGTTGCTCACCCAGCGCCCCCTGCGGGCGATCCTGGCCGTCGCTGCGCGGGATTCAGAAGGCATTGTGATGGTGCCGGGCGTGCTGGCGCGCCTGGTGCTGATGTGGCTCCTCTGCAGCGCACTTCCGTGCGGTGCGATCGCCAGTCTCATGTTCATCAAAGCCAACGGCTGGATCCTCGAAAAGACCGCGGCCGTGGAGATTGCGATTGTGGTGGTGTCGCTTGCGGCGGTGCTTCTGGGGCTGCCGGTGATGATCCTGACGTCCCGGTCGATTTCGGATCCGATCCACGAGGTCATCGAGGCGATGGCAGCGGTTGAACGCGGCCGAACCAGCACCTCCGTCGCCGTCTACGAACGCTCGGAAATCGGTCGGCTGCAAAGCGGATTCAATCGCATGGTCGCCGGCATCGCCGAACGTGAGCGGCTACGGGACTTGTTCGGTCGCCACGTCGGAGCTGATGTGGCTCGCCGTGCCCTGCAGGAGGGTGTATCGCTCTCTGGAGACGTCCGAGAAGCCGCGATCCTTTTCATTGACTTGGTGGGCTCGACCAACCTTGCTGCGAACCGGCCACCGCAAGAGGTGGCTCAGGTGCTCAACAACTTTTTCCAGATCGTTGTCCACGCTGTTGACCGGCGACACGGGTTGATCAACAAGTTCCAAGGTGATGCTGTACTGGCCGTTTTCGGGGCACCGCTCAGCGTCCCCGGAGCCGCGTCCGCGGCGTTGGCGACCGCACGTCTTCTGCGCGACCAGCTGCGCCAGCTGCCGCTCGTGGACTTCGGGATAGGCGTCTCAGCCGGATCCGTCTTCGCCGGAAACATCGGTGCGGAGAATCGCTACGAATACACGGTGATCGGCGATGCTGTCAACGAGGCTGCGCGGCTGGCTGATGTGGCGAAGACCTTCGCAGGAAGGGTTGTGTGTTCGGCAGCCGCCATTGATCGTGCCGACCAGGCCGAACGCCAACACTGGGCCTCGCGCGGCGACACGGTCCTGCGTGGACGCACCACACCCACACACGTTTTCGTACCGACGGGCACGTCGGCCTGA
- a CDS encoding CoA transferase, translating into MSMPLTGVRIVEVSSFVAAPLCGMTLSQLGAEVIRVDPIGGASDIHRWPLAKSGRSIYWTGLNKGKRSATIDLRSPEGQQLVQRLIVDGDGIVVTNTGLSWLSHEQLAGLRPDVIHVQLLGRGDGSTAVDYTVNAGIGYPLVTGPATHAGPINHVLPAWDVCCGLYAALAVVAAIRRRDQTGKGARISVALEDVALATAGNLGLLTEPQVSGTERQRLGNAIYGQYGQDFTSRDGVAFMVVTLTGRHFRELVQVTGTGATITALAEALGADFNEEGDRYRYRDVLTGLFTPWFAEHTAEEISAALSTTTVLFERYRTFGEVVAEQRVTSNPVFTRLHQEGIGEYLAPGMPAAFDGVHPASRAAPALGQDTAAILAEHLGLSAADIARLAEAKTIDCAPGRREADQ; encoded by the coding sequence ATGAGCATGCCGTTGACCGGAGTCAGGATTGTCGAGGTGTCCAGCTTCGTCGCCGCACCGTTATGCGGGATGACCTTGAGCCAGCTTGGGGCTGAGGTGATCCGGGTGGACCCGATCGGCGGGGCATCCGATATCCACCGCTGGCCGCTGGCAAAAAGCGGCAGGTCGATTTACTGGACCGGTCTGAACAAGGGAAAACGGTCGGCGACAATCGATTTACGATCGCCGGAGGGCCAACAGTTGGTGCAGCGGCTGATCGTCGACGGCGACGGTATCGTGGTGACCAACACCGGCTTGTCCTGGCTGTCCCACGAGCAGCTTGCCGGGCTGCGTCCCGATGTGATCCACGTGCAATTGCTCGGCCGCGGCGATGGGTCTACAGCCGTCGATTACACCGTCAACGCCGGGATCGGGTATCCGCTCGTTACCGGCCCGGCAACCCACGCCGGTCCGATCAACCATGTGTTGCCCGCCTGGGACGTGTGTTGCGGCCTTTATGCCGCCCTGGCCGTCGTGGCCGCCATCCGCCGTCGTGACCAGACCGGGAAAGGTGCGCGCATCAGCGTGGCTTTGGAAGACGTGGCGCTGGCCACCGCCGGAAACCTGGGGCTTTTGACCGAGCCTCAGGTATCCGGCACCGAACGGCAGCGCCTCGGCAATGCCATTTACGGCCAGTACGGCCAGGATTTCACCAGTCGCGACGGCGTCGCATTCATGGTCGTCACGTTGACGGGCAGGCATTTTCGCGAACTGGTCCAGGTCACCGGCACCGGGGCGACTATCACAGCGCTTGCCGAAGCCTTGGGCGCAGACTTCAACGAGGAAGGGGACCGGTACCGATACCGCGATGTGCTGACCGGTCTGTTCACCCCCTGGTTCGCCGAGCACACCGCCGAGGAGATCAGCGCAGCGCTGTCGACCACCACGGTGCTGTTCGAGCGCTATCGGACTTTCGGCGAAGTCGTTGCGGAGCAACGGGTGACGTCGAATCCAGTGTTTACTCGGCTGCACCAGGAAGGTATCGGCGAGTATCTGGCCCCCGGCATGCCTGCCGCCTTCGATGGCGTGCACCCGGCGAGCCGGGCCGCGCCCGCGCTGGGCCAGGACACCGCGGCGATCTTGGCCGAGCATCTGGGGTTGAGCGCAGCCGACATCGCGCGTCTGGCAGAAGCAAAGACGATCGACTGTGCCCCCGGGAGAAGGGAAGCCGACCAATGA
- a CDS encoding acyl-CoA dehydrogenase family protein, translating into MTKLAQTLGLTDFQTEILSTVRQFVEKEIIPNAAELERTDTYPQDIVERMRGMGLFGLMIPQEYGGLGESLLTYALCVEELARGWMSISGVINTHFIVAYMLLRHGTDAQKQRFLPRMATGETRGAFSMSEPELGSDVAAIRTRAQRNPDGSYTIDGQKMWLTNGASSTLIAVLVRTDEGAESPHRNLTTFLVEKPTGYGEVAPGLVIPGKIDKLGYKGVDTTELVFDGYRASGEDILGGTPGQGFFHMMDGIEVGRVNVAARACGVGIRAFELAVRYAQQRRTFGKPIAEHQAIAFQLAEMATKIEAAHLMMVNAARLKDSGERNDLAAGMAKYLASEFCSEVTQQSFRIHGGYGYSKEYEIERLMRDAPFLLIGEGTSEIQKSIISKRLLAEYRM; encoded by the coding sequence ATGACCAAACTCGCGCAGACGCTTGGCCTTACCGATTTTCAGACTGAGATCCTTTCGACGGTGCGGCAATTCGTCGAGAAAGAGATCATCCCTAACGCGGCCGAACTCGAGCGTACCGACACCTATCCTCAAGACATCGTCGAGCGGATGCGCGGCATGGGTTTGTTCGGGCTGATGATCCCGCAGGAGTATGGCGGGCTGGGCGAGTCGCTGCTGACCTACGCGCTCTGCGTCGAGGAACTCGCCCGCGGCTGGATGAGCATCTCCGGGGTGATCAACACCCACTTCATCGTTGCCTACATGTTGCTCCGGCACGGCACCGACGCGCAAAAGCAGCGGTTTTTGCCGCGGATGGCAACGGGGGAGACCCGCGGCGCGTTTTCCATGTCAGAACCGGAGCTGGGCTCAGATGTCGCCGCGATCCGCACCCGTGCCCAACGCAATCCTGATGGCAGCTACACGATTGACGGGCAGAAGATGTGGCTGACCAACGGCGCCAGCTCGACATTGATCGCGGTATTGGTGCGAACGGATGAGGGCGCGGAGAGCCCGCATCGCAACCTGACCACTTTCCTCGTTGAAAAGCCAACTGGTTACGGTGAAGTGGCTCCGGGACTGGTGATCCCGGGCAAGATCGACAAACTGGGTTACAAAGGCGTCGACACCACAGAGCTGGTTTTCGACGGCTACCGCGCGAGCGGTGAGGACATCCTGGGCGGCACGCCCGGGCAGGGGTTCTTCCACATGATGGACGGCATCGAAGTCGGGCGGGTCAACGTTGCGGCGAGAGCGTGCGGTGTCGGGATCCGCGCTTTCGAACTGGCCGTGCGTTATGCTCAGCAACGCCGCACGTTCGGCAAGCCGATCGCCGAGCATCAGGCCATCGCGTTCCAGCTGGCCGAGATGGCAACCAAGATCGAGGCCGCGCACCTGATGATGGTCAACGCCGCCCGGCTAAAAGATTCGGGGGAGCGCAACGACCTGGCGGCGGGCATGGCCAAATACTTGGCAAGCGAGTTCTGTTCGGAGGTCACCCAGCAGAGCTTTCGCATCCACGGCGGCTACGGTTACTCCAAGGAGTACGAGATCGAGCGGTTGATGCGCGACGCACCGTTTCTGCTCATCGGCGAGGGAACCAGCGAAATCCAGAAGTCCATCATCAGCAAGCGGCTGCTTGCCGAGTACCGGATGTGA
- a CDS encoding DUF2563 family protein — protein MAGDAGLLRCGGTDWRCGAQHVYQGASHLSRVSLDSTLLGSFAVAEAAYDGPSVARPDHVKTLRAHQEVLGDVGGEADQAVSSFTVMEERSAVTLVVVRCSFGT, from the coding sequence ATGGCCGGTGACGCCGGGTTGCTGCGGTGTGGGGGGACCGATTGGCGCTGCGGCGCACAGCACGTCTATCAGGGTGCGAGTCACCTGTCGCGGGTGTCGTTGGACTCGACCCTGCTCGGCTCGTTCGCAGTCGCTGAGGCAGCTTACGACGGCCCAAGCGTCGCTCGTCCCGACCACGTCAAAACCTTGCGGGCCCACCAAGAGGTCCTCGGTGACGTTGGGGGCGAAGCGGATCAGGCGGTGTCGTCGTTCACCGTGATGGAAGAGCGCAGCGCCGTGACGTTGGTGGTGGTGCGGTGCAGCTTCGGCACATAA
- a CDS encoding acyl-CoA dehydrogenase family protein yields MSEVSDEDFQEILAQTRRFVRSAVVPREQEIMAHDNVPTDLRDQAKRMGLFGYAIPQKWGGLGLNLIQEVELAMELGYTSLALRSMFGTNNGIAGQVLVGFGTDNQKSRWLGPMAAGDVVASFALTEPGAGSNPAGLRTKAVRDGDDWVISGQKRFITNAPVADLFVVFARTRPADEHGPGIAVFLVPADTAGVAVGPKDAKMGQEGAWTADVSFTDVRVGADALVGGSEDIGYRAAMTSLARGRIHIAAAAVGTAQRALDESVAYAATATQGGTPIGNFQLVQAMIADQQTGVLAGRALVRDTARQWEHNQDRRIAPSVAKLFCTEMANKVADLAVQIHGGSGYMREVPVERIYRDVRLLRLYEGTSEIQRLIIGSNLVKAAQRRQ; encoded by the coding sequence ATGAGCGAAGTCAGCGACGAGGATTTCCAGGAGATCTTGGCGCAGACCCGCCGTTTCGTGCGCAGCGCCGTGGTCCCGCGCGAGCAGGAGATCATGGCCCACGACAACGTGCCCACCGACCTGCGCGACCAAGCCAAGCGGATGGGCCTGTTCGGGTACGCGATACCGCAAAAGTGGGGTGGTCTGGGTCTGAACCTGATCCAAGAGGTCGAACTGGCGATGGAGTTGGGATACACCTCGCTGGCGCTGCGGTCGATGTTCGGCACCAACAACGGCATCGCTGGCCAGGTGCTCGTCGGGTTCGGCACCGATAACCAGAAGAGCCGCTGGTTGGGGCCGATGGCGGCCGGCGACGTCGTCGCCTCGTTCGCGCTCACCGAGCCGGGTGCGGGGTCGAACCCGGCCGGACTGCGCACGAAAGCGGTTCGCGACGGTGATGATTGGGTGATCTCCGGGCAGAAACGATTCATTACCAACGCGCCCGTCGCCGATTTGTTCGTGGTCTTCGCGCGTACCCGGCCCGCCGACGAGCACGGCCCGGGGATCGCGGTGTTCCTGGTGCCCGCGGACACCGCCGGGGTCGCGGTCGGCCCCAAGGACGCCAAGATGGGGCAGGAAGGAGCCTGGACCGCCGACGTCAGCTTTACCGACGTGCGCGTGGGGGCCGATGCCCTGGTCGGCGGTAGCGAAGACATCGGCTATCGGGCGGCGATGACCTCGCTCGCGCGCGGACGTATCCATATCGCCGCCGCTGCGGTGGGAACCGCGCAGCGCGCACTCGACGAATCGGTGGCATACGCGGCCACTGCCACGCAGGGCGGCACACCGATCGGCAACTTCCAATTGGTGCAGGCGATGATCGCCGACCAGCAGACCGGGGTGCTGGCCGGGCGCGCACTCGTCCGCGACACCGCCCGCCAATGGGAGCATAATCAGGATCGCCGCATCGCCCCGTCGGTGGCTAAGCTGTTCTGCACCGAAATGGCTAACAAAGTCGCCGATCTGGCCGTGCAGATTCACGGCGGCAGCGGTTATATGCGCGAGGTTCCCGTGGAACGCATTTACCGGGATGTGCGGCTGTTGCGGCTCTACGAGGGGACCAGCGAAATTCAGCGCCTGATCATCGGGTCGAATCTGGTCAAGGCAGCCCAACGCCGGCAGTAA
- a CDS encoding DUF5632 domain-containing protein — MSQPAMVRQPAAATPPPSSSGIGTQAVAATAGGAVAGLASADVTARARLQRLVDFVARQEPELAWAAGDRPDGATVLVTDLASGWIPPRIDLPAVVTLLEPGLRRGELESLLGEVSVVARYSPIHQVPDEDDEPVPTSPRPRRAAEVEDLGWELNRATHYRDGLPRLAHTLAIAAFRGTGVLDKEVELLHEELSKIREKVLESYPGNVDAALVGNWQLLAAINALVEADKTAANYHLAWFQALSKTQAGSRS; from the coding sequence GTGAGCCAACCCGCAATGGTGCGGCAACCGGCCGCGGCTACACCCCCGCCGTCGTCGTCGGGCATCGGCACCCAGGCGGTGGCCGCTACCGCCGGGGGAGCGGTTGCCGGTCTGGCGTCAGCCGACGTGACGGCGCGGGCGCGTTTGCAGCGTCTGGTCGACTTCGTGGCGCGCCAGGAACCGGAGCTGGCCTGGGCGGCCGGGGATCGACCCGACGGCGCCACCGTGTTGGTGACCGACCTGGCCAGCGGCTGGATCCCGCCCCGGATTGATCTGCCGGCCGTGGTCACGCTGCTCGAACCGGGACTCCGCCGCGGTGAGCTGGAATCGCTGCTGGGTGAGGTCAGCGTGGTCGCACGCTATTCCCCGATCCACCAGGTGCCCGACGAGGATGACGAGCCGGTGCCCACCTCGCCGCGACCGCGTCGGGCCGCCGAAGTCGAAGATCTGGGCTGGGAACTCAACCGGGCCACCCACTACCGCGACGGGCTGCCCCGGTTGGCCCACACCCTGGCGATCGCCGCCTTTCGGGGTACCGGGGTGCTCGACAAAGAAGTCGAGTTGCTGCACGAAGAACTCAGCAAGATCCGGGAGAAGGTGCTCGAGTCCTATCCGGGTAATGTCGATGCCGCACTCGTGGGCAATTGGCAGCTGCTGGCAGCGATCAATGCGCTCGTCGAGGCCGACAAGACCGCCGCGAACTACCACTTGGCCTGGTTTCAGGCGCTCAGCAAAACACAAGCAGGATCCCGGTCATAA
- the fabG gene encoding 3-oxoacyl-ACP reductase FabG — MVSLLADRTAVVTGGAQGLGFAISERFIAEGARVVLGDVNLDAAKTAAKQLGDDVAAAVRCDVTLASDVDALVGTALERFGGLDIMVNNAGITRDATMRKMTEEQFDEVIAVHLKGTWNGTRKAAAIMRENKRGAIVNMSSLSGKVGLVGQTNYSAAKAGIVGMTKAAAKELAHVGVRVNAIAPGLIRSAMTEAMPQRIWDEKVAEVPMGRAGEPSEVASVALFLASDMSSYMTGTVIEVTGGRFM, encoded by the coding sequence GTGGTGTCGTTACTGGCCGACCGAACCGCGGTGGTCACCGGCGGTGCGCAAGGGCTGGGGTTCGCAATATCGGAACGGTTCATCGCCGAGGGGGCACGAGTGGTGCTCGGCGATGTGAACCTCGACGCGGCCAAGACCGCGGCGAAACAGCTTGGCGACGATGTCGCTGCCGCCGTGCGCTGCGATGTGACACTCGCCTCCGACGTCGACGCCCTGGTGGGAACTGCCCTCGAGCGCTTCGGCGGTCTGGACATCATGGTCAACAATGCCGGCATCACCCGTGACGCGACGATGCGCAAGATGACCGAGGAACAATTCGACGAAGTCATCGCCGTGCACCTGAAAGGAACCTGGAATGGCACTCGGAAGGCGGCGGCGATCATGCGGGAGAACAAGCGTGGCGCGATCGTGAACATGTCGTCGCTGTCGGGCAAGGTCGGCCTGGTCGGGCAGACCAACTATTCGGCGGCCAAAGCCGGCATCGTAGGCATGACCAAGGCTGCCGCCAAGGAGCTCGCCCATGTCGGCGTGCGAGTGAATGCGATTGCGCCCGGCTTGATCCGCTCAGCGATGACCGAAGCTATGCCGCAACGTATTTGGGACGAGAAGGTTGCGGAGGTTCCGATGGGTCGGGCCGGTGAGCCCAGCGAGGTCGCCAGCGTCGCGCTGTTTTTGGCTTCCGACATGTCCTCGTACATGACCGGCACGGTGATCGAGGTCACCGGGGGGCGATTCATGTGA
- a CDS encoding acetyl-CoA C-acetyltransferase, whose product MRQTVICEPVRTPIGRYGGMFKAQSAVDLGVAALQGLLERTGIPPESVEDVILGHCYPSSEAPAIGRVVALDAGLPVTVPGMQIDRRCGSGLQAVIHACLQVASGDADLVVAGGTESMSNVVFYSTDMRWGGARTGIRVHDGLVRGRTTAGGRHHPVPGGMLETAENLRRQYGISRVEQDEIAVTSHRRAVAAQQNGIFAEEIIPVAVRTRAGEQLIDTDEHPRADTSLESLGKLKPVLLDDDPEATVTAGNASGQNDAAAMCVVTTPEKAAELGLTPLVRLVSWAVAGVPPGIMGIGPVPATEAALAKAGLRLSDIDLIELNEAFAAQVLAVMREWKFTAADRERTNVHGSGISLGHPVGATGARMLATLARELHRRQARYGLETMCIGGGQGLAAVFERVTAE is encoded by the coding sequence ATCCGCCAAACCGTGATCTGCGAACCCGTGCGGACCCCCATCGGTCGCTACGGCGGGATGTTCAAGGCGCAGAGCGCTGTCGACCTCGGTGTCGCCGCCTTGCAGGGGTTGCTCGAGCGAACCGGAATCCCACCCGAATCGGTCGAAGACGTCATCCTCGGTCACTGCTATCCCAGCAGTGAGGCGCCGGCGATCGGACGGGTAGTCGCGTTGGATGCCGGCCTGCCAGTGACGGTGCCGGGTATGCAGATCGACCGCCGCTGCGGGTCCGGGTTGCAGGCGGTGATTCACGCGTGCCTTCAAGTCGCCAGCGGCGACGCCGATCTCGTCGTCGCCGGCGGAACCGAGAGCATGAGCAACGTCGTCTTCTATTCCACCGACATGCGCTGGGGTGGTGCCCGCACCGGAATCCGGGTGCACGACGGTCTGGTTCGGGGCCGCACCACCGCGGGTGGACGCCACCACCCGGTGCCGGGCGGGATGTTGGAAACCGCCGAGAACCTGCGCCGCCAATACGGAATCTCGCGGGTCGAGCAGGACGAGATTGCGGTGACGTCACACCGGCGTGCAGTCGCCGCGCAGCAGAACGGTATATTCGCCGAGGAGATCATCCCGGTTGCGGTACGGACCCGCGCGGGCGAGCAACTCATCGATACCGATGAGCACCCTCGTGCTGATACCTCGCTGGAATCACTGGGCAAGCTCAAACCCGTTCTGCTCGATGACGATCCGGAAGCAACCGTCACCGCGGGCAATGCCAGCGGGCAAAACGACGCCGCTGCCATGTGTGTGGTGACAACACCGGAGAAAGCCGCTGAACTCGGGTTGACGCCGCTGGTGCGGCTGGTGTCATGGGCTGTCGCCGGCGTGCCGCCCGGCATCATGGGGATCGGACCGGTGCCTGCCACCGAGGCGGCGCTGGCCAAAGCCGGTCTGCGGCTAAGTGATATCGACCTGATCGAATTGAACGAAGCTTTTGCCGCCCAAGTGTTGGCGGTGATGCGAGAGTGGAAGTTCACCGCCGCCGACCGGGAACGAACCAACGTGCACGGCTCGGGGATTTCGCTGGGACACCCGGTGGGTGCGACCGGGGCCAGGATGCTGGCGACGCTGGCGCGCGAACTGCATCGCCGCCAAGCCCGCTACGGGCTGGAGACCATGTGCATCGGCGGGGGACAGGGGCTTGCCGCCGTGTTTGAGCGGGTCACCGCCGAATGA